The Devosia sp. YIM 151766 genome includes a region encoding these proteins:
- a CDS encoding ABC transporter permease, whose product MSALRPLPRWADIALLPLLNLALAFLVSGLVVLGIGHNPFMAIGAIITGAFGSGYNIGYTLYYATNFVFAGLAVAVAAHGGLFNIGGNGQAYVAGLGVIVVALALQDTHWLLVAPAAVLAAALFGGFWGFIPGWLQAKRGSHVVITTIMFNFIASALMIYMLNRVLKPAGVSGPESAMIAETGRMPKLGQFFAPFNYTPVNLTIILAILALVGVYVLVWHTRFGYALRVMGQNPTAARYAGISNSRMIMLAMTLSGALAGMVAVNEVLGVQNRLVLDFMGDVGFVGIAVALMGRNHPVGIAFAALLFGALYQGGNELQYVISGLDRTVVVIIQALVILFTGAMEGLFRPGLQRTLMLFSPEQKAEAVARATVGPEG is encoded by the coding sequence ATGAGCGCGCTCAGACCCCTGCCACGCTGGGCCGATATCGCGCTCCTGCCCCTGCTCAACCTGGCGCTGGCCTTCCTCGTTTCCGGCCTGGTGGTGCTGGGCATTGGCCACAACCCGTTCATGGCTATTGGGGCGATAATCACCGGCGCTTTCGGCAGCGGCTACAATATCGGCTACACGCTTTATTACGCCACCAATTTCGTCTTTGCCGGCCTGGCCGTGGCCGTGGCCGCCCATGGCGGGCTGTTCAATATCGGGGGCAATGGCCAAGCCTATGTGGCCGGGCTCGGCGTCATCGTGGTGGCGCTGGCGCTCCAGGATACCCATTGGCTGCTCGTCGCCCCGGCGGCCGTGCTGGCGGCGGCCTTGTTCGGCGGCTTCTGGGGTTTCATTCCCGGCTGGCTCCAGGCCAAGCGCGGCAGCCATGTGGTCATCACCACCATCATGTTCAACTTCATCGCCTCGGCGCTGATGATCTACATGCTCAACCGGGTGCTCAAGCCCGCCGGCGTTTCCGGACCGGAATCGGCCATGATCGCCGAAACCGGACGCATGCCCAAACTGGGGCAGTTCTTCGCGCCGTTCAATTACACCCCGGTCAATCTCACCATCATCCTGGCGATCCTGGCGCTGGTCGGGGTCTATGTCCTGGTCTGGCATACCCGCTTCGGCTACGCGCTGCGCGTCATGGGCCAGAATCCCACCGCGGCCCGCTATGCCGGCATTTCCAACTCCCGGATGATCATGCTGGCCATGACCCTGTCCGGGGCGCTGGCCGGCATGGTGGCGGTCAACGAAGTGCTGGGCGTGCAGAACCGGCTGGTGCTCGATTTCATGGGCGATGTCGGCTTTGTCGGCATTGCCGTGGCGCTGATGGGGCGCAACCATCCGGTGGGCATTGCCTTCGCGGCGCTGTTATTCGGGGCGCTCTATCAGGGCGGCAATGAGCTGCAATATGTCATTTCGGGGCTCGATCGCACCGTGGTAGTCATCATTCAGGCGCTGGTCATCCTGTTCACCGGCGCCATGGAAGGGCTGTTCCGCCCGGGCTTGCAACGCACGCTGATGCTGTTCTCGCCCGAGCAGAAAGCCGAGGCCGTGGCTCGCGCCACGGTCGGGCCGGAGGGCTGA
- a CDS encoding ABC transporter permease produces MDFNTILSVLDATLRLSTPLLLACLAGLYSERSGVFDIGLEGKMLAAAFAAGVVAALTGSAWLGLLAALAVSVMTTMLQGAAAITLKGNQLIAGVAINMLAAGLTTFLGQQWFRQGGRTPQLSGDGRFGPIDLPFAQQLSGVPIIGPIYSELISGHYILVYIAFLAVPVTAYVLYRTRFGLRLRAVGENPKAVDTAGISVVKMRYQAIFITGLLCGLAGAYFSIAQGSGFGNNMTAGKGFIALAALIFAKWKPLPAMFTCLLFGFLDALQIRLQGARLFDVEIPVQAIQALPYVLTVVLLAGFIGKAVGPKAGGVPYTKER; encoded by the coding sequence ATGGATTTTAACACCATTCTCTCCGTGCTCGACGCCACGCTGCGCCTGTCCACCCCGCTTCTGTTGGCCTGTCTTGCCGGACTTTATTCCGAGCGGTCCGGCGTCTTCGATATCGGGCTCGAAGGCAAGATGCTGGCTGCCGCCTTCGCCGCCGGCGTCGTGGCCGCCCTCACCGGCTCGGCCTGGCTGGGCCTCCTGGCGGCGCTGGCCGTTTCGGTCATGACCACCATGCTCCAAGGGGCCGCCGCCATCACTCTCAAGGGCAATCAGCTCATTGCCGGCGTCGCCATCAACATGCTGGCGGCGGGGCTCACCACTTTCCTCGGCCAGCAATGGTTCCGCCAGGGCGGGCGCACGCCCCAACTATCGGGCGATGGCCGGTTCGGCCCCATCGACCTGCCCTTTGCCCAGCAATTATCGGGCGTACCCATTATCGGCCCCATCTATTCCGAGCTGATTTCGGGTCATTACATCCTGGTCTATATCGCTTTCCTCGCCGTGCCGGTCACCGCCTATGTGCTTTATCGCACCCGCTTCGGGCTGCGCCTGCGCGCGGTGGGCGAAAATCCCAAAGCAGTCGATACCGCCGGCATTTCCGTGGTGAAGATGCGTTATCAGGCCATTTTCATCACCGGCCTGCTCTGTGGACTGGCCGGCGCCTATTTCTCCATCGCCCAGGGCTCGGGCTTCGGCAACAACATGACCGCCGGCAAGGGCTTCATCGCCCTGGCGGCGCTGATCTTCGCCAAGTGGAAACCGCTGCCCGCCATGTTCACTTGCCTGTTGTTCGGTTTTCTCGATGCGCTGCAAATTCGCTTGCAGGGGGCGCGGCTATTCGATGTCGAAATTCCGGTACAGGCCATTCAGGCACTGCCCTATGTGCTGACCGTCGTGCTGCTCGCCGGCTTTATCGGCAAGGCCGTCGGCCCCAAGGCGGGCGGCGTGCCCTATACCAAGGAGCGGTAG
- a CDS encoding cytidine deaminase has product MRSTDRIMMAQTPTDQALYQAAEAVRQRAYAPYSKFQVGAAILADDGKIYAGCNVENAAYPVGNCAEPSAIAAMLAGGGRRIRRIYVTGPGSLPVTPCGGCRQRIREFADLDVEVISHGVDGEPLVQTLGQLLPHSFGPEYLPS; this is encoded by the coding sequence ATGAGGTCTACCGATAGGATTATGATGGCGCAGACACCGACCGACCAGGCCCTGTATCAAGCCGCCGAAGCCGTCCGCCAACGCGCTTACGCGCCCTATTCGAAGTTTCAGGTCGGCGCCGCCATCCTCGCCGATGATGGCAAGATCTATGCCGGCTGCAATGTCGAGAATGCCGCCTATCCGGTGGGCAATTGCGCCGAGCCCAGCGCCATCGCCGCCATGCTGGCCGGCGGCGGCAGGCGCATCAGGCGCATCTATGTCACCGGGCCCGGCTCTTTGCCGGTGACCCCATGCGGCGGCTGCCGCCAGCGCATCCGCGAATTCGCCGATCTCGATGTGGAAGTGATCTCCCATGGCGTCGACGGCGAGCCGCTGGTGCAGACCCTCGGCCAATTGCTGCCACACAGCTTCGGCCCGGAATATCTGCCGTCGTAA